The Propionibacterium freudenreichii subsp. freudenreichii genome contains a region encoding:
- a CDS encoding IS481-like element ISPfr17 family transposase → MTHANAPLTPEGRRRLAVLVVEQGWSLRRAAERFQCSPATVKRWADRYRAGLPLIDRSSRPTSSPNRLPRKTEHRIVALRFTRRWGPHRIAYHLRLHRSTVGRVLARYKMPKLINIDQATGLPVRRPKPKRYEVAAPGELVHVDIKKQGRIPDGGGWRAHGRGSMQDRHAGVARDKAARAGAAGSRGYRYLHHAVDDHSRIAYSEILDDERKETAAGFWTRANAFFAGLGVTVTAVMTDNGSCYRSGAFADALGDEVKHKWTRPYRPQTNGKVERFNRTLAVEWAYAKPYASEAERAAAYETWLHHYNHHRPHTGIGGQTPSARVHNVTGKYS, encoded by the coding sequence GTGACTCACGCTAACGCACCCTTGACACCGGAAGGGCGTCGTCGTCTTGCTGTTCTCGTCGTGGAACAGGGCTGGTCGTTGCGGCGGGCGGCGGAACGGTTCCAGTGCTCGCCCGCGACGGTGAAGCGGTGGGCCGACAGGTACCGGGCAGGGCTGCCGTTGATCGACCGTAGTTCGAGGCCCACCTCGTCACCGAACCGGCTTCCGCGTAAGACGGAGCATCGGATCGTCGCGTTGCGGTTCACTCGCCGGTGGGGTCCGCACCGGATCGCGTATCACCTGCGGTTGCACCGTTCCACGGTCGGTCGGGTGCTCGCCCGATACAAGATGCCGAAGCTGATCAACATCGACCAGGCCACCGGGCTGCCGGTTCGCCGCCCGAAGCCGAAACGGTACGAGGTCGCCGCGCCGGGCGAGCTCGTGCACGTAGATATCAAGAAACAAGGCCGGATCCCCGACGGCGGCGGGTGGCGTGCCCACGGTCGCGGATCCATGCAGGACCGTCACGCGGGAGTGGCCCGCGACAAGGCAGCCCGTGCCGGGGCAGCCGGCTCTCGCGGCTACCGGTATCTGCACCACGCCGTGGACGACCACTCCCGGATCGCGTACTCAGAGATCCTTGACGACGAGCGCAAAGAGACCGCAGCGGGGTTCTGGACCCGCGCGAACGCGTTCTTCGCAGGCCTGGGCGTCACAGTCACCGCGGTGATGACCGACAACGGTTCCTGCTACCGGTCAGGCGCCTTCGCTGACGCGCTCGGCGACGAGGTGAAGCACAAGTGGACCCGGCCATACCGGCCGCAGACCAACGGCAAGGTCGAGCGGTTCAACCGAACCCTCGCCGTCGAGTGGGCCTACGCGAAGCCCTACGCCAGCGAAGCCGAGCGCGCCGCAGCCTACGAGACCTGGCTCCATCACTACAATCACCACAGACCCCACACCGGGATCGGCGGCCAGACTCCCTCAGCCCGCGTTCACAACGTCACGGGGAAGTACAGCTAG
- a CDS encoding DUF5692 family protein — translation MFLFASIPWYSWVAWFVVLGALIGLNELTRWFRWAGLAIFVALPIILTIFVWPTSAGAGSSTGTWFHWVKVYSALAGVLGFMALRYHPRLAARKWALCFPPLILAINILEACIRDFQVGGMHANGMVDGVYMLSGPWNWMNGVAGLLNLLTICGWFGIFISRDKSKDMIWPDMLWFWIIAYDLWNFAYVYNCVGDHSFYAGAALLISCTIPAFFIKKGAWLQHRAGTLALWMMFTMAVPAFVTDSRFSVDASGSPVALFTVSAVALLANVAVAAYQLRTIIRRRRNPLTDELYTQLPAFQQVVAQNRGPREVAGPVAHPQPATARS, via the coding sequence GTGTTCCTATTCGCTTCCATCCCCTGGTACTCATGGGTGGCATGGTTCGTCGTGCTGGGAGCCCTCATCGGGCTCAATGAACTCACCCGATGGTTCCGCTGGGCGGGACTCGCCATTTTCGTGGCGCTTCCCATCATCCTGACGATCTTCGTGTGGCCCACCTCGGCCGGCGCCGGATCCTCAACGGGTACCTGGTTCCACTGGGTGAAGGTCTATTCGGCATTGGCCGGCGTACTGGGGTTCATGGCACTGCGCTACCACCCCCGGCTCGCGGCGCGGAAGTGGGCGCTGTGCTTCCCGCCCCTCATCCTCGCGATCAACATCCTCGAGGCCTGCATCCGTGACTTCCAGGTGGGCGGTATGCATGCCAACGGGATGGTCGATGGTGTCTACATGCTGTCGGGGCCGTGGAACTGGATGAACGGCGTCGCCGGGCTGCTCAACCTGCTCACCATCTGCGGTTGGTTCGGCATCTTCATCTCCCGCGACAAGTCGAAGGACATGATCTGGCCCGACATGTTGTGGTTCTGGATCATCGCCTACGACCTGTGGAACTTTGCCTATGTCTACAACTGCGTGGGTGACCATTCCTTCTATGCGGGTGCGGCGCTGCTCATTTCATGCACGATTCCCGCCTTCTTCATCAAGAAGGGCGCATGGCTGCAGCACCGGGCCGGAACCCTTGCCCTGTGGATGATGTTCACCATGGCCGTGCCGGCCTTCGTGACCGATTCCCGGTTCTCGGTGGACGCCTCGGGAAGCCCGGTGGCGTTGTTCACCGTGTCGGCGGTGGCGCTGCTGGCGAATGTCGCCGTGGCGGCCTACCAGCTGCGCACCATCATCAGGCGTCGACGCAATCCGCTGACCGATGAGCTGTACACCCAGCTTCCGGCATTCCAGCAGGTCGTTGCGCAGAATCGTGGCCCTCGCGAGGTCGCCGGGCCGGTGGCGCACCCGCAGCCGGCAACCGCACGCTCCTGA
- a CDS encoding TetR-like C-terminal domain-containing protein: MVDPPRTDAFRPGPSGPIEPPEDPPAPESPARRPARDALGEALKQTLATTPLDKVTVAGLSRSAGITRQAFYYHFLDVSDLAVWVFTNEVASHIMKYRSRAEWADGFLKLLLYMQEHREQSYSVIRALSSVSLEQFFFRHLRKMMTAIVHEVEQTLPFHAGQPLARRDRDFVIDHYTLSVVGHLLHWLATDMQQPPGELVRNLRDILDGSVRASLERFGHHDADGPTTGDPDRCVEGTVGPRAG, from the coding sequence ATGGTGGACCCACCCCGCACCGATGCCTTCCGGCCGGGCCCGAGCGGGCCGATTGAACCCCCGGAGGATCCCCCGGCCCCCGAGTCGCCGGCCCGACGCCCGGCGCGCGACGCGCTGGGAGAAGCCCTCAAGCAGACCCTGGCAACCACCCCGCTCGACAAGGTGACCGTTGCGGGGCTCAGCCGCAGTGCGGGCATCACCCGTCAGGCCTTCTACTACCACTTCCTCGATGTGAGTGACCTGGCAGTGTGGGTATTCACCAACGAGGTGGCCAGCCACATCATGAAATATCGGTCGCGTGCGGAGTGGGCGGACGGATTCCTCAAGCTGTTGCTCTACATGCAGGAACACCGCGAACAGAGCTATTCAGTGATTCGCGCCCTCTCGTCGGTTTCCCTCGAGCAGTTCTTCTTCCGGCACCTGCGGAAGATGATGACGGCGATCGTCCACGAGGTGGAGCAAACCCTCCCCTTCCACGCGGGCCAGCCCCTCGCCCGCCGCGATCGGGACTTCGTGATCGACCACTACACGCTCAGCGTCGTGGGGCACCTGCTGCACTGGCTGGCCACCGACATGCAACAACCGCCGGGGGAGTTGGTACGGAACCTGCGCGACATCCTCGACGGCAGCGTTCGCGCCTCACTGGAGCGCTTTGGCCACCACGATGCCGACGGACCCACGACCGGTGACCCGGACCGGTGCGTTGAGGGGACGGTCGGCCCCCGGGCAGGCTAG
- a CDS encoding thiamine-phosphate kinase: MASETTGQNPQTASEVGEFGIIATIIKGLGRPPAVSVGPGDDAAVFLVNGSAVTSTDMLVEGVEFRRDWSSAAEVGRKSVAVNVADLEAMGAKPVAMVIGFGIPADLPAEWVREFAKGVRAEADLAGIALVGGDITEADKVTIGVTVIGETAGLDPVLRNGAEPGEIVAVCGRLGWAAAGLAALERGFRSPRAAVDAQRVPSVPYGAGRMAARAGATAMLDVSDGLLADLNHIAQASGVWIDLDSGAFEIPEPVAVVAAAVNKDPLDFVLTGGEDHALAACFPPGELPEGFTAVGVVHAPGQDGPGVTVDGRPHEGHGGWEHFQHGQ, encoded by the coding sequence ATGGCGTCCGAGACAACAGGGCAGAACCCGCAGACCGCGTCCGAGGTCGGCGAATTCGGGATCATCGCGACGATCATCAAGGGCCTTGGTCGTCCGCCCGCGGTCTCGGTGGGCCCCGGCGATGATGCCGCGGTGTTCCTGGTGAATGGCTCGGCCGTCACCAGCACGGACATGCTCGTCGAAGGCGTGGAATTTCGTCGTGACTGGTCCAGTGCGGCAGAAGTCGGTCGCAAGTCGGTGGCGGTGAACGTGGCGGACCTGGAGGCCATGGGTGCCAAGCCGGTGGCCATGGTGATCGGGTTCGGGATCCCCGCGGACCTGCCCGCCGAGTGGGTTCGTGAATTCGCCAAGGGGGTTCGGGCCGAGGCCGACCTGGCGGGTATCGCCCTGGTCGGTGGCGACATCACCGAGGCTGACAAGGTCACCATCGGGGTGACGGTGATCGGCGAGACCGCAGGGCTGGACCCGGTGTTGCGCAATGGCGCCGAACCCGGGGAGATCGTGGCGGTGTGTGGCCGACTTGGTTGGGCGGCTGCCGGACTGGCCGCTCTCGAACGTGGCTTCCGCAGTCCCCGCGCCGCCGTCGACGCCCAGCGTGTCCCGTCAGTGCCCTATGGGGCGGGACGGATGGCGGCACGGGCGGGCGCAACGGCGATGCTGGACGTCTCCGACGGCCTGTTGGCCGACCTGAACCACATCGCCCAGGCCTCGGGAGTCTGGATCGACCTCGATTCCGGGGCGTTCGAGATCCCGGAACCCGTTGCGGTGGTTGCCGCAGCGGTGAACAAGGATCCGCTTGACTTCGTGTTGACCGGCGGGGAGGACCATGCCCTGGCGGCGTGTTTCCCCCCCGGTGAACTACCCGAGGGCTTCACCGCGGTCGGAGTGGTGCATGCGCCCGGGCAGGACGGGCCCGGTGTCACTGTCGACGGTCGTCCCCATGAGGGCCATGGCGGGTGGGAACACTTCCAGCACGGTCAGTGA